The proteins below are encoded in one region of Mycobacterium shinjukuense:
- a CDS encoding TetR family transcriptional regulator, whose translation MSSESGLSRRQELLTVATKLFAARGYHGTRMDDVADVIGLNKATVYHYYASKSLILFDIYREAAEGTLAAVHDDPSWTAREALYQYTVRLLTGIASNPERAAVYFQEQPYITEWFTAEQVAEVREKEAQVFEHVRGLIDRGIASGEFYECDSHVVALGYIGMTLGSYRWLRPSGRRTAKEIAAEFSTALLRGLIRDESIRTHSPLGP comes from the coding sequence ATGTCATCCGAAAGTGGCCTTTCGCGCCGTCAGGAGTTGCTGACCGTTGCCACCAAGCTGTTCGCGGCGCGTGGCTATCATGGCACCCGGATGGACGACGTCGCCGATGTCATCGGGCTGAACAAGGCCACCGTTTACCACTACTACGCCAGCAAGTCGCTGATCCTCTTCGACATCTACCGCGAGGCCGCCGAGGGCACCCTGGCCGCCGTGCACGACGACCCGTCCTGGACGGCCCGCGAAGCGCTGTACCAGTACACCGTGCGGCTGCTCACCGGGATCGCGAGCAATCCGGAGCGGGCCGCGGTGTACTTCCAGGAGCAGCCCTACATCACCGAGTGGTTCACCGCCGAACAGGTCGCCGAGGTCCGGGAGAAGGAGGCTCAGGTCTTCGAGCATGTGCGCGGCCTGATCGACCGGGGGATCGCCAGCGGCGAGTTCTACGAGTGCGACTCGCATGTGGTGGCATTGGGCTACATCGGGATGACGCTGGGCAGTTACCGCTGGCTGCGTCCGAGCGGCCGGCGCACGGCCAAGGAAATCGCCGCCGAGTTCAGCACCGCGTTGTTGCGTGGCCTGATCCGCGACGAGTCCATCCGCACGCACTCCCCGCTGGGACCTTAG
- a CDS encoding HNH endonuclease signature motif containing protein: MHSSSREGIVAVFDALDTALGRALELSIEVLTTPECLTMLERCETLRRRLPAIEHPFINRLADQADPSELGGKLPFALAERLRITRGEAARRIGEAAELGPRRALTGQVLPPLLPATAEAQRAGRLGPDHVRIIRAFLHQLPSGVDLPTREKAEAELAQLGGRFRPDQLHKLAAKLADCLNPDGNFSDTDRARRRGIILGKQGADGMSAITGYLTPEARATLDAVLAKLGAPGMANPADPTPCLSGTPSQAAIDADTRSTAQRNHDGLQAGLRALLCSGELGQHNGLPAAIIVSTSLAELQSAAGHALTGGGSLLPMSEVIRLAAHAHHYLRIFDHGRELALYHTKRLASPAQRIVLYGKDRGCSFPNCDVPGYLTEVHHVTDFAQCRKTDINNLTQACGPHHKLATTGGWATRKHRDGTTEWIPPAHLDHGQPRTNNYVHPEKLLHDEDDEDGP; this comes from the coding sequence ATGCATTCGAGTAGCCGGGAGGGGATCGTCGCGGTGTTCGACGCCCTCGACACCGCCCTGGGCCGGGCGCTGGAGTTGTCGATCGAGGTGTTGACCACCCCCGAATGCCTGACCATGCTGGAACGCTGCGAAACCCTGCGCCGCCGCCTGCCCGCGATCGAGCACCCGTTCATCAACAGGCTCGCCGACCAAGCCGACCCGAGCGAGCTGGGCGGCAAACTCCCCTTCGCGCTGGCCGAGCGGCTGCGCATCACCCGCGGCGAAGCAGCCCGGCGCATCGGCGAGGCCGCCGAGCTGGGGCCGCGGCGCGCGCTGACCGGCCAGGTGCTGCCGCCGCTGCTGCCCGCCACCGCCGAAGCCCAACGCGCCGGGCGTCTCGGACCCGACCATGTGCGGATCATCCGCGCCTTTCTGCATCAGCTGCCCAGCGGGGTGGACCTGCCCACCCGGGAGAAAGCCGAAGCCGAACTGGCTCAGTTGGGTGGCCGGTTTCGGCCCGACCAGCTGCACAAGCTGGCCGCCAAACTCGCCGACTGCCTCAACCCCGACGGCAATTTCAGCGACACCGACCGGGCCCGCCGCCGCGGCATCATCCTCGGCAAGCAGGGCGCCGACGGCATGTCGGCGATCACCGGCTACCTGACCCCCGAAGCCCGCGCCACCCTCGATGCCGTGTTGGCCAAACTGGGCGCCCCCGGCATGGCCAACCCCGCCGACCCCACCCCCTGCCTCAGCGGCACCCCGTCACAGGCCGCCATCGACGCCGACACCCGCAGCACCGCCCAGCGCAACCACGACGGCCTGCAGGCCGGGCTGCGGGCGCTGCTGTGCTCGGGGGAGCTGGGCCAACACAACGGGCTGCCCGCGGCGATCATCGTGTCCACCAGCCTGGCCGAGTTGCAATCGGCTGCCGGGCACGCGCTCACCGGCGGGGGCAGCCTGCTGCCGATGAGCGAGGTGATCCGGCTGGCCGCCCACGCCCACCACTACCTGCGCATCTTCGACCACGGCCGCGAGCTGGCGCTCTATCACACCAAGCGGCTGGCCTCCCCTGCCCAGCGAATCGTGTTGTACGGCAAGGACCGCGGCTGCTCCTTTCCCAATTGCGATGTGCCCGGCTATCTCACCGAGGTGCACCATGTGACCGATTTCGCCCAGTGCCGGAAGACCGACATCAACAACCTCACCCAGGCCTGCGGCCCCCACCACAAACTGGCCACCACCGGCGGCTGGGCCACCCGCAAACACCGCGACGGCACCACCGAGTGGATTCCCCCCGCCCACCTCGACCATGGACAACCCCGCACCAATAACTACGTCCACCCCGAAAAACTCCTGCACGACGAAGACGACGAGGACGGTCCGTAG
- a CDS encoding Re/Si-specific NAD(P)(+) transhydrogenase subunit alpha, translating into MTAAQTTVGVVAESGPEERRVALVPKAVASLVNSGVTVVVEAGAGERALLPDELYTEAGASIGDAWAADIVVKVAPPTADEVARLRSGQTLIGFLAPRNADNSIGALRAAGVQAFALEAIPRISRAQVMDALSSQANVAGYKAVLLAASESTRFFPMLTTAAGTVKPATVLVLGVGVAGLQALATAKRLGARTTGYDVRPEVADQVRSVGAQWLDVGISAAGAGGYARELTEDERAQQQKALEEAISGFDVVITTALVPGKPAPRLVTAAAVQAMKPGSVVVDLAGEAGGNCELTEPGRTVVKHGVTIAAPLNLPSTMPEHASELYSKNITALLDLLIKDGKLTPDFADDVIAESCVTRAGDDAERSDAEERRQ; encoded by the coding sequence ATGACAGCAGCGCAGACGACCGTTGGGGTGGTGGCCGAATCAGGGCCGGAGGAGCGGCGGGTTGCGCTGGTCCCGAAGGCGGTGGCGTCGCTGGTGAACAGCGGTGTGACGGTCGTGGTCGAGGCGGGTGCGGGTGAGCGGGCGCTGCTTCCCGACGAGCTCTACACCGAGGCCGGCGCCAGCATCGGGGACGCGTGGGCGGCCGACATCGTCGTCAAGGTCGCACCGCCGACCGCCGATGAGGTCGCCCGGTTGCGCAGCGGGCAGACATTGATCGGCTTCCTGGCGCCGCGCAACGCCGACAACTCGATCGGCGCGCTGAGGGCGGCCGGGGTGCAGGCGTTTGCCCTTGAAGCCATTCCACGGATCTCGCGCGCACAGGTGATGGACGCGTTGTCGTCGCAAGCCAACGTGGCCGGCTACAAGGCTGTGCTGCTCGCGGCCTCGGAATCGACGCGGTTCTTCCCGATGCTGACCACCGCGGCGGGCACGGTGAAGCCGGCCACGGTGCTGGTGCTCGGAGTCGGCGTGGCGGGGCTGCAGGCGCTGGCGACGGCCAAGCGGCTGGGCGCGCGGACCACCGGTTACGACGTGCGGCCCGAGGTGGCCGACCAGGTCCGGTCGGTGGGTGCGCAGTGGCTGGATGTCGGCATCTCGGCCGCCGGTGCGGGCGGGTACGCCCGTGAGCTGACCGAGGACGAACGGGCGCAGCAGCAGAAAGCGCTGGAAGAGGCGATCAGCGGGTTTGACGTGGTGATCACCACCGCGCTCGTTCCCGGCAAGCCCGCGCCGCGGCTGGTGACCGCCGCGGCGGTACAAGCGATGAAGCCCGGCAGCGTGGTGGTGGATCTGGCCGGCGAAGCCGGCGGCAACTGCGAACTCACCGAACCCGGGCGGACGGTGGTCAAGCATGGTGTCACTATCGCGGCGCCGTTGAACCTGCCCTCGACGATGCCCGAGCACGCCAGCGAGCTTTACAGCAAGAACATCACAGCGTTACTGGATCTACTGATCAAGGACGGCAAGCTGACCCCGGACTTTGCCGACGACGTCATCGCGGAGTCGTGTGTGACCCGCGCCGGCGACGATGCAGAGCGAAGCGATGCGGAGGAGCGGCGCCAATGA
- a CDS encoding NAD(P) transhydrogenase subunit alpha, with protein MYDELLANLAILVLSGFVGFAVISKVPNTLHTPLMSGTNAIHGIVVLGALVVFGRVEHPSIAVQTILFVAVVFGTLNVIGGFIVTDRMLGMFKSRKPAGQAKPGYDTGGAAARTGQSSPAEEPAAK; from the coding sequence ATGTATGACGAGCTGTTGGCCAACCTGGCGATTCTGGTGTTATCCGGATTCGTCGGGTTCGCGGTGATCTCCAAGGTGCCCAACACGTTGCACACCCCACTGATGTCGGGGACCAACGCCATCCACGGCATTGTGGTGCTCGGCGCCTTGGTGGTGTTCGGGCGGGTCGAGCATCCGTCGATCGCCGTGCAGACCATCCTGTTCGTCGCGGTGGTATTCGGCACGCTGAACGTCATCGGTGGGTTCATCGTCACCGACCGGATGCTCGGGATGTTCAAGAGCAGGAAGCCGGCCGGCCAAGCGAAGCCCGGGTACGACACGGGAGGGGCAGCGGCGCGGACGGGACAGTCGAGCCCAGCCGAGGAGCCGGCGGCGAAATGA
- a CDS encoding NAD(P)(+) transhydrogenase (Re/Si-specific) subunit beta, with amino-acid sequence MSYTVLVLYVISFSLFIYGLMGLTGPKTAVRGNLIAAGGMTIAVAATLITIRHTSQWPLIIAGLLVGVLLGVPPARLTRMTAMPQLVAFFNGVGGGTVALIALSEFIQTAGFSAFRHGESPTVHIVVASLFAAIIGSISFWGSIIAFGKLQEIISGKPIGLGKAQQPINILLLIAAIAAAVVIGVHAHPGTGGASLWWMIGLLVAAGVLGLMVVLPIGGADMPVVISMLNAMTGLSAAAAGLALNNTAMIVAGMIVGASGSILTNLMAKAMNRSIPAIVAGGFGGGGVAPSDDGGGQKHVKSTSAADAAIQMAYANQVIVVPGYGLAVAQAQHAVKDLASLLEDRGVPVKYAIHPVAGRMPGHMNVLLAEAEVDYDAMKDMDDINDEFARTDVTVVIGANDVTNPAARNDASSPIYGMPILNVDKSKSVIVLKRSMNSGFAGIDNPLFYAEGTTMLFGDAKKSVTEVAEELKAL; translated from the coding sequence ATGAGCTACACCGTCCTCGTCCTCTACGTCATCTCGTTCTCGCTGTTCATCTACGGGTTGATGGGCCTGACCGGGCCCAAGACGGCGGTGCGCGGCAACCTGATCGCCGCGGGAGGGATGACGATCGCCGTGGCGGCCACGCTGATCACGATCCGGCATACCAGCCAGTGGCCGCTGATCATTGCCGGCCTGCTGGTGGGTGTGTTGTTGGGGGTGCCGCCGGCGCGGCTGACCAGAATGACCGCCATGCCACAGCTGGTGGCGTTCTTCAATGGCGTCGGTGGTGGCACGGTGGCGCTCATCGCGCTGTCGGAGTTCATCCAGACCGCGGGCTTTTCGGCGTTCCGGCACGGGGAATCGCCGACCGTGCACATCGTGGTCGCCTCGCTGTTCGCCGCGATCATCGGGTCGATCTCGTTTTGGGGGTCGATCATCGCGTTCGGCAAGTTGCAGGAAATCATTTCTGGCAAACCGATCGGCCTGGGTAAGGCGCAGCAGCCGATCAACATCCTGCTGTTGATCGCGGCCATCGCCGCCGCGGTGGTCATCGGCGTGCACGCGCATCCCGGCACGGGCGGGGCGTCGTTGTGGTGGATGATCGGTCTGCTGGTGGCCGCCGGCGTGCTGGGCCTCATGGTGGTGTTGCCGATCGGCGGCGCGGACATGCCGGTGGTCATCTCGATGCTGAACGCGATGACCGGATTGTCCGCCGCGGCGGCGGGTCTAGCGCTGAATAACACCGCGATGATCGTGGCGGGCATGATCGTCGGCGCATCCGGCTCGATCCTTACCAACCTGATGGCCAAGGCGATGAATCGGTCCATTCCCGCGATCGTCGCCGGCGGCTTCGGCGGCGGTGGCGTGGCCCCCAGCGATGACGGCGGCGGGCAAAAGCACGTCAAGTCCACGTCGGCCGCCGACGCCGCGATTCAGATGGCCTACGCCAATCAGGTGATCGTGGTGCCGGGCTACGGCCTGGCCGTCGCGCAGGCGCAGCACGCCGTCAAGGATCTGGCCAGCCTGCTCGAAGACCGCGGCGTGCCGGTGAAATACGCGATCCACCCGGTCGCCGGGCGCATGCCCGGCCACATGAATGTCCTACTCGCCGAGGCTGAAGTCGATTACGACGCGATGAAGGACATGGACGATATCAACGACGAGTTCGCCCGCACCGATGTCACCGTCGTGATCGGCGCCAACGACGTCACCAACCCGGCGGCTCGCAACGATGCGTCCAGCCCGATCTACGGCATGCCCATCCTCAACGTGGACAAGTCCAAGTCGGTCATCGTGCTGAAGCGGTCGATGAACTCCGGGTTTGCTGGCATCGACAACCCGCTGTTCTATGCCGAAGGCACCACCATGCTGTTCGGCGACGCCAAGAAATCGGTGACCGAGGTCGCCGAGGAACTCAAGGCTCTCTAA
- a CDS encoding glucose 1-dehydrogenase has translation MGRVDGKVALISGGARGMGAAHARLLVEEGAKVVIGDILDEEGKAVAEQIGDAARYVHLDVTQPDRWDAAVATATGEFGKLDVLVNNAGMVAYGQLKDFDLAKWQKVIDVNLTGTFLGMRAAVEPMTAAGGGSIINVSSVEGLRGTPVVHPYVASKWAVRGLAKSAALELAPLNIRVNSIHPGFVRTPMTATLPEDILTIPLGRPAEPREVSTFVVFLASDESSYATGSEFVMDGGLVSDVPHKQLRW, from the coding sequence GTGGGACGGGTTGACGGAAAGGTCGCGCTCATCAGCGGCGGCGCCCGGGGGATGGGTGCCGCACATGCGCGGCTGCTGGTGGAGGAGGGCGCAAAGGTGGTGATCGGCGACATCCTCGACGAGGAAGGCAAGGCGGTGGCCGAGCAGATCGGAGACGCCGCGCGATACGTTCACCTCGATGTGACCCAGCCCGATCGGTGGGACGCCGCGGTGGCGACGGCAACAGGCGAGTTCGGCAAGCTCGACGTGCTGGTCAACAACGCGGGCATGGTGGCGTACGGGCAACTGAAAGATTTCGATCTGGCCAAGTGGCAGAAGGTGATTGACGTGAACCTGACGGGGACGTTTCTAGGGATGCGCGCGGCCGTCGAGCCGATGACCGCGGCCGGGGGCGGCTCGATCATCAACGTGTCATCGGTCGAGGGGCTGCGCGGCACACCCGTGGTGCATCCCTACGTCGCGTCCAAGTGGGCGGTGCGCGGCCTGGCCAAGTCGGCCGCATTGGAGCTGGCGCCGCTCAACATCCGGGTCAACTCGATCCACCCGGGCTTCGTCCGTACCCCGATGACCGCCACGCTCCCGGAGGACATCCTCACCATCCCGCTCGGCCGCCCGGCCGAGCCGAGGGAGGTGTCGACCTTCGTGGTGTTCCTGGCCAGCGACGAATCCTCCTATGCGACCGGCAGTGAGTTCGTGATGGACGGCGGCCTGGTGTCCGACGTGCCGCACAAACAGCTGCGGTGGTGA
- a CDS encoding alcohol dehydrogenase catalytic domain-containing protein has protein sequence MVHIRGAVLDRIGAPRPYATSTPISVVDLDLDPPQSGEVLVRIEAAGVCHSDLSVVDGTRARPVPMLLGHEAAGIVERVGDRVDDIAVGQRVVLVFLPRCGRCAACATEGRTPCAPGAAANTAGTLLGGGIRLSRNGQPVYHHLGVSGFATHAVVNRASAVPVPREVPPDVAALLGCAVLTGGGAVLNVGKPRPGQTVVVVGLGGVGMAALLTALTHDDVRVIGVDQLPEKLAGARTLGAHETYPPRRATEAGVKAAVVVEAAGHPAALQTAIDLTAPGGRTITVGLPPPDARISLSPLGFVAEGRSLIGSYLGSAVPGRDIPRFVSLWRSGRLPVQSLVSSSIRLDDINEAMDHLADGTAIRQLITF, from the coding sequence ATGGTCCACATCCGGGGAGCGGTGCTGGACCGCATCGGTGCGCCCCGGCCCTATGCGACGTCGACACCGATCAGCGTCGTCGACCTCGACCTGGACCCGCCGCAAAGCGGTGAGGTTTTGGTTCGCATCGAGGCGGCCGGCGTCTGCCATTCCGACCTGTCGGTGGTCGACGGCACCCGAGCGCGGCCGGTGCCGATGCTGCTCGGTCATGAAGCCGCCGGAATCGTCGAGCGGGTCGGCGACCGGGTTGACGATATCGCCGTCGGCCAGCGGGTGGTGCTGGTGTTTTTGCCCCGCTGCGGCCGCTGCGCGGCCTGCGCGACCGAGGGCCGGACGCCCTGTGCGCCGGGCGCCGCGGCCAACACCGCCGGGACCCTGCTCGGTGGCGGAATCCGGCTGAGCCGCAACGGTCAACCCGTGTACCACCACCTGGGCGTCTCGGGTTTCGCGACCCACGCCGTCGTCAACCGGGCCAGCGCCGTTCCGGTGCCCCGGGAGGTGCCACCGGACGTGGCCGCCCTACTCGGCTGCGCGGTGCTGACCGGCGGCGGTGCGGTGCTCAACGTCGGCAAACCACGGCCGGGACAGACGGTGGTCGTTGTCGGGCTGGGGGGTGTGGGCATGGCGGCGCTGCTCACCGCCTTGACGCACGACGACGTTCGGGTCATCGGCGTCGACCAACTGCCCGAAAAGCTGGCGGGGGCCCGGACGTTGGGCGCCCACGAAACCTACCCGCCGCGGCGGGCCACCGAGGCCGGGGTGAAAGCCGCCGTGGTCGTCGAGGCGGCCGGACATCCCGCCGCGCTGCAGACCGCGATCGACCTGACCGCGCCGGGCGGTCGCACCATCACTGTCGGGCTGCCGCCGCCGGATGCCCGGATCAGCCTGTCGCCGTTGGGCTTTGTGGCCGAAGGCCGGTCACTGATCGGGAGCTACCTGGGCTCGGCGGTTCCCGGCCGCGACATCCCCCGGTTTGTGTCGCTGTGGCGGTCCGGTCGGCTACCGGTGCAATCGCTGGTGTCGTCGTCGATTCGGTTGGACGACATCAACGAGGCGATGGACCACCTGGCCGACGGCACCGCGATACGTCAACTCATCACGTTCTGA
- a CDS encoding alpha/beta hydrolase — translation MTRREDVWFTSGDDRISAWLYRPAGGPASDAAPLLVMAHGLGAVRTMRLDAYAERFCAAGYACLVFDYRNFGDSQGRPRQLLDIGMQLADWAAAVAYTRTLAGVDHDRIGLWGTSFGGGHVIATAARLPGIAAAVAQCPFTDGIASVRAINPVTVARITMRAARDLVGAWAGRPPVMIPTAGNPGEVALMTAPDAYPGYLRLVPDGVELRNEVAARIGIKVLGYRPGQRAAKVGCPILFCVCETDSVAPAGPTLRYAAMAPRGEVKTYPDGHFAIYFDDAFERVVADQLAFLDKHLKPAG, via the coding sequence ATGACCCGGCGCGAGGATGTCTGGTTCACGTCCGGTGACGACCGGATCAGCGCGTGGCTGTACCGGCCGGCCGGCGGCCCGGCCAGCGATGCCGCTCCGCTGCTGGTGATGGCGCACGGCCTGGGCGCGGTGCGCACCATGCGGTTGGACGCCTACGCCGAACGCTTCTGTGCGGCCGGCTACGCCTGCCTGGTGTTCGACTATCGCAATTTCGGCGACAGCCAGGGCCGGCCGCGCCAGTTGCTCGACATCGGGATGCAACTTGCCGACTGGGCCGCCGCCGTGGCCTATACGCGCACCCTCGCCGGTGTAGATCATGACCGAATCGGCTTGTGGGGCACATCTTTTGGGGGTGGCCATGTGATCGCGACGGCGGCGCGGCTGCCGGGTATCGCCGCCGCGGTGGCGCAGTGCCCGTTCACCGACGGCATTGCCTCCGTGCGGGCGATCAACCCGGTGACCGTCGCACGCATCACCATGCGGGCAGCGCGCGACCTGGTCGGGGCCTGGGCGGGAAGGCCTCCGGTGATGATTCCCACCGCGGGCAATCCGGGGGAGGTTGCGTTGATGACCGCACCCGACGCCTACCCGGGCTACCTGAGGCTGGTGCCCGACGGCGTGGAGTTGCGCAACGAGGTCGCCGCCCGCATCGGGATCAAGGTCCTCGGCTACCGTCCGGGCCAACGCGCCGCGAAGGTCGGCTGCCCAATCCTGTTCTGCGTGTGCGAAACCGACTCGGTGGCACCCGCCGGACCGACCCTGCGCTATGCGGCCATGGCCCCCCGCGGTGAGGTCAAGACGTATCCCGACGGGCATTTCGCCATTTACTTCGACGACGCCTTCGAGCGGGTCGTCGCCGACCAACTCGCCTTCCTCGACAAACACCTCAAGCCCGCCGGCTGA
- a CDS encoding FAD-binding oxidoreductase, with protein sequence MLRRLAGAVGSSHVITDPDVLTGRSVDLTGRYRGRASALVRPGSADEVTEVLRVCREAGAYVTVQGGRTSLVAGTVPEHDDVLLSTERLCAVGEVDLVERRIKVGAGATLAAVQQVASAAGLVFGVDLSARDTATVGGMASTNAGGLRTVRYGNMSEQVVGLDVALPDGSLLRRHSRVRRDNTGYDLPALFVGAEGTLGVITTLDLRLHPKPSHRVTAVCGFADLEALVDAGRVLRDADGVAALELIDGRATALAAEHLGVGAPVEGDWLLLVELAADHDQTERLAGLLGGVRLCGEPAVGVDTAAQQRLWRTRESVAEVLGVYGPPVKFDVSLPLAAIAEFTRDAVALVQAQRAIAVLFGHVGEGNLHLNVLGCAPEREHALYAPMMDLISGHGGNVSSEHGVGSRKRRYLGMSREANDIAVMRAVKAALDPTGYLNAAVLFD encoded by the coding sequence ATGCTGCGCCGGCTGGCCGGTGCGGTCGGATCCAGCCACGTGATTACCGACCCGGACGTGCTGACCGGCCGCAGCGTCGACCTCACCGGCCGCTACCGGGGCCGGGCCAGCGCGCTGGTACGGCCGGGCTCGGCCGACGAGGTCACCGAAGTCTTGCGGGTATGTCGGGAAGCGGGCGCCTACGTCACCGTGCAAGGCGGCCGCACCTCACTGGTGGCCGGCACCGTCCCGGAGCACGACGATGTGCTGCTGTCCACCGAACGACTATGTGCCGTAGGCGAAGTCGACCTCGTCGAGCGCCGTATCAAGGTCGGTGCCGGGGCCACCCTAGCCGCCGTCCAGCAGGTCGCGAGCGCGGCCGGGCTGGTGTTCGGCGTGGACCTGTCGGCTCGGGACACCGCGACCGTCGGCGGCATGGCCTCGACCAACGCCGGTGGCCTGCGCACCGTGCGCTACGGAAACATGAGCGAGCAGGTGGTCGGCCTGGACGTCGCGTTGCCGGACGGTTCGCTGCTGCGTCGGCACAGCCGGGTGCGCCGCGACAACACCGGCTATGACCTGCCGGCGCTGTTCGTCGGCGCGGAAGGCACCCTCGGGGTCATCACCACGCTGGATCTGCGGCTGCACCCCAAGCCGTCGCACCGGGTGACGGCCGTCTGCGGGTTCGCCGACCTGGAAGCGCTGGTCGATGCCGGCCGGGTGTTGCGCGACGCGGACGGCGTCGCCGCGCTGGAATTGATCGACGGCCGGGCCACCGCGCTGGCCGCCGAGCATCTCGGGGTGGGCGCCCCGGTGGAGGGGGATTGGCTGCTGTTGGTGGAACTGGCCGCCGATCACGATCAGACCGAACGGCTCGCCGGGCTGCTGGGCGGCGTGCGGCTGTGCGGGGAACCCGCTGTCGGCGTGGATACCGCGGCGCAGCAGCGATTGTGGCGTACTCGCGAATCGGTGGCCGAGGTGCTCGGCGTCTATGGCCCGCCGGTGAAGTTCGACGTGTCATTGCCGTTGGCGGCCATCGCTGAATTCACCCGGGACGCGGTCGCTTTGGTCCAGGCCCAGCGGGCGATTGCGGTGTTGTTCGGTCACGTCGGCGAGGGCAACCTGCACCTTAACGTGCTGGGGTGCGCGCCCGAGCGGGAGCACGCGCTGTACGCGCCGATGATGGACCTGATCTCGGGGCACGGCGGCAATGTCAGCTCCGAACACGGTGTCGGCAGCCGCAAGCGTCGCTACCTCGGGATGTCCCGGGAGGCCAACGACATCGCCGTGATGCGGGCCGTCAAAGCCGCGCTGGACCCGACCGGTTATCTGAACGCCGCGGTGCTGTTCGACTGA
- a CDS encoding PE family protein → MSHVLTAPEMLAAAATEVEGIAATLAAANAAAAGPTSCLLAAAGDEVSAAAAALFSAYAQEYQAAVQQAGVFHSQFTQALAAAGGAYAQAEAANAALVTGASTALAAPIQSLLGSAPVGAAGSSGISAAGSLRSALLADPVVALILGGTNNPEPGLEYVADINTKFIQPLFPGAFAKGLFTPEQFWPVTPDLGNMTFNQSVTEGVTLLRNAVNAELAANQNVVAFGYSQSATIINNYINSLMAMGAPNADDLAFVMIGSGNNPVGGLLARFPGFYIPFLDVPFNGATPANTPYETYIYTAQYDGIAHAPQYPLHILSDINAFMGYFFVHGSYPDLMANQLDDAVLLPTSPGYTGNTQYYMFLTQNLPLLEPIRAIPYAGPPIADLFQPQLRVLVDLGYADYGPGGMYADIPTPAGLFSIPNPFAVTYYLIKGSLQAPYGAVVEIGVEAGLLGPEWFPDTYPWVPSINPGLHFYFGQPQVTLLSVLSGGLGDILELIPPPMIP, encoded by the coding sequence ATGTCGCACGTGCTCACGGCCCCCGAGATGTTGGCGGCTGCGGCCACTGAGGTGGAGGGCATCGCCGCCACACTCGCCGCGGCCAATGCGGCCGCGGCGGGCCCCACGTCCTGTCTGCTGGCCGCGGCCGGCGATGAGGTGTCGGCGGCGGCCGCGGCGCTGTTCAGCGCATACGCCCAGGAGTATCAGGCAGCCGTCCAGCAGGCCGGCGTGTTTCACAGCCAGTTCACCCAGGCGTTGGCCGCCGCGGGCGGCGCCTACGCGCAGGCCGAGGCCGCCAACGCGGCCCTGGTCACCGGCGCCTCGACGGCGCTGGCCGCGCCGATCCAGTCGTTGTTGGGCTCGGCGCCGGTCGGCGCCGCTGGGTCCAGCGGCATCAGCGCGGCAGGTTCGCTGCGCTCGGCCCTGCTGGCCGACCCGGTCGTCGCGCTGATCCTGGGCGGCACCAACAACCCGGAGCCCGGCCTCGAATACGTGGCGGACATCAACACCAAGTTCATCCAGCCGCTCTTCCCGGGAGCCTTCGCGAAAGGGTTGTTCACACCCGAGCAGTTCTGGCCCGTCACACCCGATCTCGGCAACATGACGTTCAACCAGTCCGTCACCGAAGGCGTAACCCTGCTTCGCAACGCGGTCAACGCCGAATTGGCTGCGAACCAGAACGTCGTCGCTTTCGGCTACTCGCAAAGCGCCACGATCATCAACAACTACATCAATTCGCTGATGGCGATGGGTGCGCCCAATGCCGACGACCTGGCTTTCGTGATGATCGGCAGCGGCAACAATCCCGTCGGCGGGCTGCTCGCCCGTTTCCCCGGTTTCTACATCCCGTTCTTGGACGTGCCGTTCAACGGTGCCACCCCGGCGAATACCCCATACGAGACCTACATTTACACCGCCCAGTACGACGGGATCGCGCACGCGCCGCAATACCCGCTGCACATCCTGTCGGACATCAACGCCTTCATGGGCTACTTCTTCGTGCATGGCAGCTACCCGGATCTCATGGCCAACCAGCTCGACGACGCGGTGCTGTTGCCGACGTCGCCGGGCTATACCGGCAACACCCAGTACTACATGTTCCTGACGCAGAACCTGCCACTGCTCGAGCCGATTCGGGCCATCCCCTACGCCGGTCCCCCTATCGCCGATCTGTTCCAGCCGCAGCTGCGGGTGCTGGTCGACCTGGGCTACGCCGACTACGGACCGGGCGGCATGTACGCCGACATTCCCACCCCGGCCGGGCTGTTCTCGATACCCAACCCGTTCGCCGTCACCTACTACCTGATCAAGGGCAGTCTGCAGGCGCCCTACGGTGCCGTCGTGGAGATTGGGGTCGAGGCCGGGTTGCTCGGGCCGGAATGGTTCCCGGACACCTACCCGTGGGTGCCGTCCATCAACCCGGGACTGCACTTCTACTTCGGCCAACCGCAGGTGACGCTGCTTTCTGTGCTCAGCGGCGGTCTCGGGGACATCCTCGAACTCATCCCGCCGCCGATGATTCCGTAA